CAACGGCGCACCGAAGATGTCGCCAACGTAATGCGAGTAATACGCCCAGTTAGTGCCGAATTGGAATTCCAGGGTCAGGCCGGTCGTCACGCCAAGCGCAAAATTGATACCGAACAGCTTCCCCCAAAATTTGGTCATGTCGCGATAGATCTGCTTGCCTGTCATGACATAGACGGTTTCCATGATGACCAGAATGAACGACAGACCTAAGGTGAGGGGAACGAATATGAAGTGGTAGAGCGCAGTCATGGCAAACTGCAGGCGAGCAAGATCTACGGCGACAGGATCAATCATGGTTATTCCCCGTTGAAGTTATTGAAGCATCTTGCGTCACACCGGACATGCGTTCCGCTACTGAATTAGCAATGGTTTGTTTGTCGGGTGCATGCGAGAAAAAAACCCACCACAATAGCAATAGCAAGGCGATCTTTAGCAATAGGGCCAAGCAGATTTCCCTCGCCAGTGCGGGCCGCCCGCA
Above is a window of Gallionella capsiferriformans ES-2 DNA encoding:
- the cydP gene encoding cytochrome oxidase putative small subunit CydP; its protein translation is MRVKRKHDRVDEGSGMKNRSCSEKWHAMHNIKRCGRPALAREICLALLLKIALLLLLWWVFFSHAPDKQTIANSVAERMSGVTQDASITSTGNNHD